DNA from Clarias gariepinus isolate MV-2021 ecotype Netherlands chromosome 23, CGAR_prim_01v2, whole genome shotgun sequence:
TTTGGAGTTGGGTAGCTGGTGTAAAATTAATAACCATTTCATAATACcaagtaaaacattttcaatCATGTTAAAGAGAGTTTCAAAGCATTTGCAAGAGCATAACTGACagcatcatgatttttttttaaatctggttgCTTCTGCCAGATTGTTAAGACTGAAATGGTTAGACAGTTTTGTTATGAAACCTTAAAGAAAACTATTCTCATGTTTTAATTATAGGgttgtctgtattttttttttcaaactaatATTTTGAAGGAAATCTGCTAAATATTTTCTGTTTCATTAATTGATTGCAGTGATAATCTAAAGAGGTCCACCCAGGTTGGAGAAAATcaataataaactataaatcaTTTTACTCCAATGATGTCTGTTACATTATGTCTTTATTATATCTTAAAGCTGCAGCAAAGATGTCAGTGTCCAGCAGTAACTTGTTTCCTGGAGAATCAGAAGCACGACCTGCGAGGACCATCCGCCTGCGTGACATCTACAATCCTCAGCCTCCACCTCAAAAGAAACCGGTGCCAATAAGACCCCCGAGTCCTCGTCCCCATCCTCATCCACAGCCATCAGTTTCAGCAGAGGGTGTCTCCCACCGGAGTTTCTCCTGCGATCCTGAGCTGAGTACCATTATGAGAAAAAGAGCTCGTTCTCTCCCTTCCTCAGAAGAGACGATGACTCGCAGGTGCTCGCAAGTCCGGTTCATTGATTGTTTGGGCCTTGAGTTGGAACATGTCAAGTTTTTCAGGGTCGGGGAAGACCCCAAAGTTCCGGATCATGTTATAAACAGGTTACTTGCCAGCTCTGAGCTTGCATTCGGGAAGCATTTAGAGCTCTCGCTGCCCTTTTTTCAGCCATTTTTTCCTGAGGACATCAGCAGTGAACCTGATTTCCTGGAGCGTCTGTGTCATCGGCGTGTTTGCCTCGAGCAAGTCCACTGCTCTGAACTGGGCATCACTGGAACAGCGCAAGTTCTTAACCTGGCATTTGAGAAACAAGTCAGTGTCCGGTACTCATTCACAGACTGGAAAAGCAGCGCTGAGTGTAAAGCATGCTGGGTTTCTACAGTGCACAGAGATCACGTGCAATCAGACGTGTTTCGCTTCCGCTTACCTGTGCCACCGTTCATCCTGAAACCCGGAGCCAGTCTGGAGTTTGCCATCTGTTACCGTGTCCTTGGGACCGAACACTGGGACAACAATGATGGACGTAACTACAAACTTGCCTGCCAGACTTATAAGCTGATCGTCCCTAAGGAGTGTGAAGACAGCATGGTGCACTTCACCTAAAGTCATTCTCAGACTGCATAGTTTTACATCGTTAGATATTGAATAGATATTCAACCTCATTGTTTCAGCCCATTTCTGTTTACTGTGTGCTGCTGTTCTAACGGAGTGATTGCCATTTccactttttttaataactgcaGCTGTTGTGTACATGCATTGGTTATCATTTCCTCTCTGTGACTTCACTCAGGAAGAATTCGAGTTAGCTCAGCTTGCAAGCACGCTTCAGGAATTTAATCACCAGTTTCTCAATGGTGTGTTGATGTTGACCCAGCTTCAGGACCTAGAGGACTGCTATGAAAAATCAAATGTACTTCTGAGTagccaaaggttttttttatgtactgcaggaagttttttaaattaaaatatagtaTGTGTACTTCCAATATAATTTGTTGTTGTAGCTGATATATTATAGGGTAAATCCCTAATGGGAAATGGTAAGTCAAAAAATTagggaggaataaaaaaaagatacaaaaaaaaagtacgtAAAACCATACTAGGGGGAGGTAAGGGTCCATCCACATGCCCTAAGTGACAAATACTTTTCACCCTAGAGAGATCTCTGTCGTTTCAATGGATCTTTCCTGCggggtcgggttgccagcttgaCTCCCGGTTGTATCCACGCAGTTCAGGGTAATAGACCTCGGCAACAGTGGCCAAACTTGGGCCCTTCTGATCAGCAGTCCAGCCCTTTAACCTCTGCCCCACAGTATAGAGAGGGTGCCTATAAAAATAGCACCAAACTGAACCCTTTTTAGATACCTTAACTACTGAAAGGTTATACACTGTGGACTTAAATTTACCCATAATgcttttgtttataaaatataatatataatataaccaTTATGAACCTCTGTATTGATGTCTTTCCACCACAAGGTGGCGCTGCTGTGTATGTTGAGAACACAGTCATGTAAATGATTCACATCCATTTCAGCTTGTTCCTCAGGTAAAATCTTAATAAAAGGTTTACAAAAAACATAGAATGTTGTCGAATGTTCATCTATGTAAATCTCATTTAGAAGCCCAGaactgttaaacatttaaaaaaaaaacttaaaattatatttttacatctaTATTGTTGTCCAACTTTATAGCATAAACTTTGTTGCATCAGTAATAATTCATTGTTTGACATCAGATTCTGTCTGAAGTAAGTATACTTTGATCTTTTTTACAAAGTAACCTTTCTGTAGTTTTTCCTAGATTCTTCAGCTGACATTTTctaagtaaatatattttatcaattaattaaaaaaggaacTAATCTCAACAACAACCTGCAGCTTATGCATATTCTTAACAAAAAAGTTTCCATTAGTtgttaaaatgtagaaattgtTTTCTACAGAGCCATAGTACATTCAGAAAGCTAAAACTGCTAACCAGCCCAGTAATCCACAAAGAATCTTTTATCTTTTAAGAATTTATCAAGAAcctgttaaaaattaaattaattttggaATTTACTTGGAACATTTGGGTATTAGTTCTTTCAAAATTTATTCATCTCTAAAGAGAACTATAATTTTAGAAAGATAAAGCAAATATCCATGTATAGCATAACCTCCATAAGTTCTCCTGGTGTTGTATATACAGTTTCTTGTTTTTAATCttctaaattaattttatggagtgtttgtttgtttgtttgtttgtttgtttgtttgtttgtttgtttgtttgtttgtttgtttgtttgaatttCACAACTACATGCAACCACAATCATGTGGAAGcctgctgacttgacagttgaCGAGAAGCCGTTTATCGATGACTTCCATGGTAAGGGTAAGGGTAATGTTTACATGTCACATACATGTTGCACTTTGACCTTGCACATTGTTCTGCTCATATCTGTACATTGCTCATTtttcacacaaataaaaactaacTGCAATCAGCTTTCATTTATCCTATATAACTTATATACTTAACACCTTATACacttcaattctattttattagcaatataaatattgtaaattttccatatttgtataattttcttttatttcataatattttttattcttatttcttaaattaagtttttttttttataaattgtacTTGCTAATGCAATTTATTCTCACAAAGAAATTCTTCTTTTTATGTCTTGGCCGTCATATacgcatttcactgcatatcatactgtgtaagGCTGtgtataggattttttttattattattatt
Protein-coding regions in this window:
- the ppp1r3db gene encoding protein phosphatase 1, regulatory subunit 3Db — its product is MSVSSSNLFPGESEARPARTIRLRDIYNPQPPPQKKPVPIRPPSPRPHPHPQPSVSAEGVSHRSFSCDPELSTIMRKRARSLPSSEETMTRRCSQVRFIDCLGLELEHVKFFRVGEDPKVPDHVINRLLASSELAFGKHLELSLPFFQPFFPEDISSEPDFLERLCHRRVCLEQVHCSELGITGTAQVLNLAFEKQVSVRYSFTDWKSSAECKACWVSTVHRDHVQSDVFRFRLPVPPFILKPGASLEFAICYRVLGTEHWDNNDGRNYKLACQTYKLIVPKECEDSMVHFT